Within Aggregicoccus sp. 17bor-14, the genomic segment GGATAGGGGGGTGGGCAAAAGGACGCGCGGGGTGTAGACCCAGGGGACTCATGTCATTCCAGATCATCGTCCATGAGCAGGACCGCATCCTCGAAGTCGTCTACCCCGAGCGCCCCAGCGCCGCGGACGTGGCGGACTATCTGGCGAAGGTGCGCCCCGTCATCGAGCAGTTCGCGGGGCCCTGGAGCGCGCTGGTGGACCAGTCGCAGCTGCGCATGCTCGCGCGCGAGTTCGTGCCCCAGATGGCGAGCCTCAACGCCTTCGCCCAGCTCAAGGGCATGCAGCGCTCGGCGCGCATCGTCTCGGACGCGGCGAGCGGCCTGCAGGCCTGGCGCATGACGAAGCAGGCGCTGCTCACCATTCCCACCTCGACCTTCGACAACCGCGCAGACGCGCTCGCCTGGCTGAAGGACCCCGAGGCCTGAAGGCAGGGCGGGCAGGCGCGGGAGGCCGCAGGTTGTCCCGCCGCCGGGGGCAGCACACCCTGAGGGGTCCCACCCGCTTCCGGAGGTGACCCCATGGGCCTGCAGCAGACGTACGGCGACGTGCTGGACACGGCGAAGCAGCTCGGCGTGCAGCTGACCGAGGTGAAGGAGGACGGCGGCAAGCTCGTCCTCAAGGGCAGCGCCCCCTACGCCTTCGAGCGCGACCTCGTCTGGGACAAGATCAAGACCCACGCGAACTGGCAGGCCGAGACGATGGTGGACCTGAAGGTCAGCCACGACGACGCCTATGGCTACTGGACGGTGAAGAGCGGCGACACGCTCTCCAAGATCGCCCAGCAGCTCTACCGCGACCCCAAGCTGTACCCGAAGATCTTCGAGCTCAACCGCGATCAGCTGAAGGACCCGGACAAGATCCAGGTCGGCCAGCGGCTGAAGCTCCCGTCCAAGGACTCCGTGAAGCACGCCTGAAGCGCGTGCGGCACTCAGGGCGTGGTGCGCGGGCGCGCGGTGGTCGCGCGCTTGCGCGCCGCCGGCACCTTCTTCGCGGCCGGTGCCTTCGCTGCAGGCACCTTCACGGTGTTGCGCGCCTTGACTGCGACGGGCGCCTTCTCGGCCTTCCTGGCCGGCGGCGCCTTGGCAGCGGGCGCCGTGCGCACGACGTTGGCGCCCAGGACCTTGGGGTCCATCGTCACGCTCACCGGGCAGTGATCCGAGCCGTGCACGTCCGGGTGGATGGCCGCCGCGCGCACGAAGGGCATCGCGCCGGGGGAGGCGAGCACGTAGTCGATCCTCCAGCCCACGTTGCGCTCGCGCGCTCCGCCGCGCTGGCTCCACCAGCTGTAGTGGCCGCCGGCCGGCTGGAAGTGGCGGAAGGTGTCCACCCAGCCCGCGGCGAGCCAGCGCGAGAGCTCCTCGCGCTCCTCGGGGCGAAAGCCGCTCGTCTCGCGGTTCTCGCGGGGGCGCGCGAGGTCCAGCTCCGCGTGCGCGGTGTTGAAGTCACCCATCACGAGCAGCCGCTCGCCCTTCAGGTGCGCGCGCTTCAGCCGGTCGAAGAGCACGGCGTAGAAGCGCAGCTTGTAGGGGATGCGGCTGTTGTCGCGCTCCTTGCCGTTGCCGTTGGGGAAGTACGCGTTGACGACCGTGAGCTGGCCGAAGGTGGCCACCTGCAGGCGCCCCTCGCAGTCCAGGTCGTCGTGGCCGAGCAGCGTCTCCACGCAGTCGGGCCGGAGCCGGCTGAACAGCCCCACGCCGCTGTAGCCCGCGCGCGTCGCGTGCACGAAGTGGGTGTGCCAGCCCTCGGGCGAGCGCGCCTCGTCCGGCAGCTGCTCCGCTTGGGCGCGCACCTCCTGCACCCCCACCACGTCTGCGCCGCTCGCGTGCAGCCAGCTGCAGAAGCCCTTCTTGTGCGCCGCGCGCAGCCCGTTCACGTTCCAGGAGACGATCTTCACGGCGCCACCTTAGCGGGCACCTGCTTGTCGAGGAAGGTGCCCAGGAGCACCCAGCGCCGCGCGTCGGCCTCCTTGCGTGGGCGCGCCATCAGCGGCGTGGTGTAGTGCCAGAAGGGGAGGCGATAGACGGTGATGCCGCCCACGGTGCTCACCCGGGTCATCTCGCTGAAGTGGCCGTCCTGGGCGTACACCAGCCACTGGTGGTCGACCGCGGGGGTGGCGAGGCTCAGGTGCATGTCCACGTAGCCGTGGGCCGCCTCGGGCTCCTCGGGGTGGTGATCGTTGTGTGGGCCGCTGTAGTCGCCCGGTCCGTAGCACAGGAGCTGGATGCCCCAGCGCCGGCGCAGGGGGCGCCCGGCGACCGCCGCCGCGAAGGCCGCGAAGCTCTCCGACCGCAGCATGGCGATGAGCCCCACCTCGTCCGCGGCCTTCCACGAGCGCGAGCGGCGGCTCTCCAGCAGCGCCGTGCGCACGCGCACCGTCTTGGGCAGCAGCTCCGCGTAGTTCTCGGTCATCCCGGCGAGCGACTCCTCGGGAATGGGGTCCTCCATGCGCATCAGCGTGCCGGGCATGGCGCGCTCGAGGAGGTCTCGGCAGGCGGCCGCGCGGCGCGCGTCCACCACGTCGGTGAGCGCGAGGAAGGGGCGGGTGGGGTCGAGCAGCGCGCCGCAGGCGCGGCGGTCGCGGCCCTCGAGGATGCGCCGGCCCCGCGGGGTGAGCAGCTCGGCGAACTCGGTGGGAAAGGAGCGCATGGCGGGCGCGAAGATGCCCTACTTCGCCGCCTTCTCGAAGCGCATCGCGGCGCTGTTCATGCAGTAGCGCAGGCCCGTGGGCGCGGGGCCGTCGTCGAACACGTGGCCCAGGTGCCCGCCGCAGCGCGCGCACAGCACCTCCGTGCGGGTGCCGAAGAGGCTGTGGTCCTCGCGCGTGACGACGGAGTCCGCCCGCGCCGGGCGGAAGAAGCTGGGCCAGCCCGTGCCCGAGTCGAACTTCGCGTCCGAGGTGAAGAGCAGCTGCCCGCAGCCGGCGCAGCGGTACACCCCCTTCTCGTGGTTGTCCCACAGGGCCCCGGTGAAGGGCCGCTCGGTGTCCGCCTTGCGCAGCACGGCGTACTGACCCGCGCTCAGCTGGGCGCGCCACTCGGCGTCCGTCTTCTGCACGGGGAAGGGGTGGTCGGCCTCGTGCGCGTGGGCAGGCGGCGAGGCGCAGGCGAGGGAGGCGAGGACGAGGAGGGCGGGGAGGCGGAGTGCGCGCATGGTGATGGCACTACGCGCGGGGGCCTGAATGGGTTGCACTGACTGGCGAATGACGCCCCGGCTGCCGGGCCCCCGCCCTACACCCTGGCGGGCAGGCAGGACGGGGGTTAGACTGCCCCGTCCATGCGTCCCGTCGCCGCCATCCGTGCTGTGCCCGTGAAGCGCGAGCGCGCAGGCGGCCGGGTCACGCTCACCCACGGCGGAGCCACGGCTTCGCTTGGGACGGACGCCGCGCGCCCCTCGTAGCTCTCGCGCCCGGCGTCCTCCTCCAGACCCTCGATTCTCTGCGGACGCGGGCCCTGCACGCATCCGCGCCGTGCCCTCTCGCGCCGGGTGTCCCCATCGGGGGCCGCCGGCTCAATTCCCTTTGGAGTACCCCGATGACTTCGCAGCGCAAGATGACCGTGACGGAGCAGGACCTGCAGCGCCTCACCCGCGTGCTCGAGCAGTGCGAGGGCGGCCGCTTCGCCCAGCCCGCCGAGCTGCTCGAGCTGGAGCTCGCCGAGGCCCGCGTCGCCGCCTCCCGCGAGGTGCCCCCGACGCTCGTCACCATGAACAGCAGCGTCGTCTTCGAGGACGAGGAGACCGGCTCGCGGCGCGAGGTGACGCTGTGCTACCCGCGCGATGCCTTCGAGGGCGGTGGGACCCGCGTGTCGGTGCTCGCGCCGGTGGGAGGCGCGCTGCTCGGCCGCCTCGTGGGCGAGCGCACGGCGCTGCGCGTCCCGGGCGGACGCACCCGCTACGTGCGCGTGGTGGCCGTGCCCTACCAGCCGGAGGCCGCCGGTGACCTGCACCTCTAGCGGCTCGCGAGAGGACCGCTGGCTGCACCTGGTGCAGGCGGCGCTGCGGCTCGAGGAGGGGGATGCCTCTGCTGCGCCGCGCGTCGCCGACGTGCAGGCGCTGCTGGACAGCCTGCTGGAGGTGTTCCCCTCGAGCGTCGACCCCGTGGAGGACTTCGAGGGGTACGCGGTGCGCAAACTCGCCCAGGCCCTGCGCAGCGCGCTGCGGTAGGACGGGGGCATGACACGCACGCTCGGCCGCACGGGCCTGGCCGTCTCCCGCCTCGGGCTCGGGCTCGCGGCGCTGGGCCGGCCGGGCTACATCACCCTCGGACACGCCGAGGACCTCGGGAGAGATCGCAGCGAGGAGGCCCTCGAGGCCCACGCACACGCGGTGCTGGATGCCGCGTGGGCCGCGGGCGTGCGCTACGTGGACGCGGCACGCTCGTACGGGCGCGCCGAGGCCTTCCTCTCCTCGTGGCTCGCACGCCGGGGCATTGCGCCGGGGGCGCTCTCGGTGGGCTCCAAGTGGGGCTACACGTACACCGCGGGCTGGCGGGTGGATGCGCCGAAGCACGAGGTGAAGGAGCACTCGCTCGCCACGCTCGAGCGCCAGGTGCAGGAGAGCCGCGCGCTGCTCGGCGCGTACCTCGGGCTGTACCAGATCCACTCGGCGACTCGGGAGAGCGGGGTGCTCGAGGACGCGGGGGTGCTGGACGGGCTCGCGCGGCTGCGAGATGGCGGCCTCGCGGTGGGGCTCTCGCTCAGTGGCGCGGGCCAGGCGGACACGCTGCGGCGCGCGCTTGAGGTGCGCCGCGGGGGGCAGCCGCTCTTCGCCTGTGTGCAGGCGACGTGGAACCTGCTCGAGCCCTCCGTGGGGCCCGCGCTCGCGGACGCGCATGCCTCCGGGATGGGCGTCATCGTGAAGGAGGTCGTGGCCAACGGGCGGCTCACGCCGCGCAACGGGGAGCCCGGGCTGGCGCCGCTTCGCGAGGCGGCTGTGCAGCTTGGCGCGTCGGTGGATGCGGTCGCTGTGGCCGCTGCGCTCGCGCAGCCCTGGGCGGACGTGGTGCTCAGCGGCGCGGCGACGGTGGCGCAGCTGCAGAGCCATCTGTCGGCGCAGGCGCTGGTGTTGCCGGAACGGGGGCTGGAGGGGCTCGCGGAGCAGCCGCGCGTCTACTGGGAGCGCCGGTCGGGGCTCGCCTGGAATTGAGCCTCTCCGGCGGCGACCCGGAGTGGTGTGCTGGCATCCCTGCCTCTCACACGCTCAGCCCGGGCTCCTGGGAGAGAGGGAATCACGATGGCGTTTCGCTCCGCCAAGCGCGCGCGGCCGCTGCTCTCACGGCACGCTCCGGGGAGGCGCAGGGCGGGGCACGGGAGCACGCTGGACGAAATGTTCCGGCCGAGGGGACCCTCCCGATTGTGGGGCGGCGCGTGATGCAAAATCGTAAAATCCTATTTTACCTTTTTGCGCGAGGTAGCCCTTCGAGCTCCGGCGGGCCCGCACGGAGAGTGAAGCCGCTCGCTGTGCGCCCCCGGTGCGCCGCGCACGGCGAGGCCCGCGCGCACTCGGCGTCATCGGCACGAGCCCGTCCCCTCCCGTGTCCGCCCCTTGCCCGAGGCGTGCGGGGCTCGACCTCGCACCTCTTCGCAAAAGGTGTCACACGCGCGTGCGCCGTGCGGCCGTGCGCGCAGTGAGCGTTGCGGCAGCGCTACGGCGTCGCGCTCGCGGTGGCGCGCCGTAAACCTGCACGAAGACGCGGCGCAGCGCTCGCGCGGAGCCGAAGCCGACGCGCTCAGCCACCTGCTCCACGGACATGCGCGGGTCTTCCAGGAGTTGGCGCGCCTGCGCCGCGCGGATGCGCTGCTGGTAGTCCACGATGGTGGTGCCGGTCTGCTCGCGAAAGAGGCGTGTGAGGTTGCGCACGCTGGTGTGGGCGAGCCGGGCGAGCTCCTCCAGGGGCCACGGCCGCTCCGGCGCTCGGCTCAGCGCGTCCTGCACCCGGTGCACGCTGGGGTGCAGGTGGTTGCGGAAGGCGAGCCACGGGGAGATCTGCGGGTCGTTGCTCGTGCGCCGCTGCCACACCACCAGCTCGCGCGCCACGGTCTGCGCCGTCACCGCGCCCGCGTGCCGCTCGATGAGGTGCAGCGCGAGGTCGATGCCCGTCGTCACGCCTGCGCTCGTGCACACCGCGCCGTCCTCGACGAAGACGCGGTCCTCGAGCACCTCGGCGCGTGGGGCGAGCTCGCGCAGGCGGCCCGTGAGCGAGTGGTGCGTGGTGCACTGGCGCCCGTCCAGGAGCCCCGCCTCTCCGGCGAGCAGCGCCGCGGAGCACACGCAGGCGAGCCGCTGCTGCGGCGTGAGCACGCGCCGCAGCCATGCGACGACCGCGCGCGACTCGGGGTTCTCGTAGCCCGTGGCCGCGCCCATCACTCCGGTGAGGAAGACGAGGGCGCCGGGCGGGAGGGCGTCCGGCAGCGGCTCGAGGTCTCCCACGCTCAAGCCCAGGGCGTTCCTCACCGTGGGCGTGGGCGACACGCAGTGCACCCGGAAGGGCGCACCGTGGCGCACGGCGTACGCGAAGGCCTCTGCCGGACCCGAGAGGTCCAGCATCAGGAAGCGCGGGGTGAGGACGAAGTAGACGTCGAGCTGCACGGGCGCCCAGCCTAGCTCAGAGCCCCGCGAGGCACTGCGTCACGGTCTTGATGGAGGCGAAGCGGCCCTCGAGCACCAGCTCGGTGCGCTCCTTGAGCTCCTCGGGGGAGTAGGTGCGCCCGTTCGGGTGCGTCATCGGGAAGGTGAGGGTGGCCTCGGTGACGTAGTCCACCGCGTAGCCCAGGTCCGAGGCGACGCGCGTCGTCGTCTCGCAGCACTGCTCGGTGCGGATGCCGGTGACGATCACCTTCTTGATGCCGCGCGTGCGCAGCCAGTAGTCGAGCCCCGTGTCCGTGAAGGCGTTGTGCACGTGCTTGTGGAAGAGCACGTCGTGGTGCTCGGGGAGCCAGGCCATGGGCTTCACCAGGCCGGAGGCGAGCGAGAAGGCGCCCTCGTCCTCCACGTGGAGGATGCGGACGATGGGGACCTTTCGGGCCTTGCAGCCCTCGATAAGCGCGAGGAGCCGGTCGCGAAAGGCCGGGAGGTCCTTCTCGCTCCAGTAGGGGCGGACTTCGAAGGAGCGCTGGACGTCGACGAGGAGCAGAGCGGTGTCGGTCATGGGCAATGAGTACCCCTGCCCACCCGCGGCGTCGAGGTGCGCCGCGGACAGGAAGGGGACCATTCGGGCCAAGGGTGCTAGCGCAGGGAGGCCTCGGCGCTCGCGCCCTGCGCGGCCTTCAGCGCGATGCACTGGTCCACCGCCTCCAGCGCGTTGGCCAGTGCGCGCGCCCCGCCCTGGGCCTTCGCCAGGCGCGGGGCGAAGAAGGCCTCTGCGTCGTCGCGCGCCTCGGGGCTGCAGAAGCCTGCGGCCAGCGCAGCGAGCCGCGCGACGGAGGTCTCGGGCAGCCGGGCCGCCAGCGCGTCGTAGTGCGCCTTCGTGAAGTCGTACGCGAGCTGCCGCGTGCGCACGTCCCCCGCGGCTCCCGCCAGCAGGGGCATGCCCTCGCGCAGGTCCAGCTCCGGCTGCAGGAGCAGCTCCAGCTGCGTGCGAACGAGGGAGGGCTCGCGCACCTGCGACAGCGCGGCGATCAGCTGCTGGCGCAGCTTGCGGTCGGGCGTGGTCTTCATCTTCGCGAGCAGCTCGGCGTGCAGCGCCGCGTCCGTGCCCGCCACCGCCACCGCGAGCACCGGGTCCACCTGCTCCGCCTCGAGGCTCGCCGGATTCGCGAGCCAGCCGCGCGCGAGCCCCTGCGCCTGGCGGATGAGCGCCTCGTCGCGGCCGTCCTGGCCCACCAGCGTCACCAGCTTCGGGCGCAGCAGGCGCGCGTCCTCGCTCTCTCCGCGCTTCGCAGTGAGCCCGAGTGCGCGCACACGGGCCTGGAACACCTCGCGCACGAAGCGCTCGCGCGCGGGCAGCAGCGACGCGGGCAGCAGCTCCTTGCGCAGCACGCCCATCAGGCGCACGGCTGCGAGCACCACCTCGCGCTCGGGCGCGCCTGCGTACTGGCGCACCCACTGCATCGCCTCGGTGATCGGCAGCCGGCCGGCCAGCACCAGGGCCCGCGCATCGCCCAGCAGCGCCACGCGCTCCTCCGCCGTGAGCTTCTTCGCGTGCGGCCCGAGCAAGGCCCGCAGCTCAGCGGGCTCGAGCGCGCTGCGGTAGTAACCCGCGCCATCCGCGTTCGGCATCACCCACGCGGGACAGCCCTTCGCGCCCTCCAGCAGCAGCTCACCCTGCGCGGCCTCCAGCACGGTGCACGCGCGCCGGGCCTCGCCGGTGGGGCCGCCGTAGCGCACGCACAGCGGCAGGTGCCAGGTCTGCGCAGCGCCGGGCTTGCTGCCCAGTGGCACGTAGCGCTGCTGGGTGAGGCGCAGCGCCGGGGCCTTGTCCTTCGCGCACTGCAGTTGCACGCCCAGCAGCGGTGCGCCGGTCTGGTCGAGGAAGCTTCCGAGCACCGGGGCGACGTCGCGGCCGGCCTCGGCCGAGAGTGCCTTCGCGAAGTCGCCCACGGTGGCGCTGCCGTGCGGGTGGGCGCCCAGGTAGCTGCGCACCCCACGGCGGAACGCATCCTCGCCGAGCCACGCCTCCGTCATGCGCAGCACCGCGGCGCCCTTGATGTAGCTGATGGGGTCGTAGACGCTGTAGATGTCGTCGAGGCGCTCGACCGGCTGACGGACGCGGCGTGCGGTGGAGAGGCTGTCCACCTCGAGTGCGAGGTTGCGGCTCGCCACGCGGCGCAGGTCCTCGCCCCAGGTGGGCTGCCACTGCGCCACCAGGTGCGAGGCCATCCACGTGGCGAAGGACTCGTTGAGCCAGACATCGTCCCACCACGCCATGGTCACCCAGTTGCCGAACCACTGGTGCGAGAGCTCGTGCATCTGGGTGTTCGCGAAGCCGCGCTGGCGGGCGATCGTGTCCTGCTCCGGCTTGCTGAGGATGAGCGAGGAGTCGTAGGTAACCAGGCCCGCGTTCTCCATCGCGCCGCGCTGCAGCGGCACCGCCATCACGTCCAGCTTCGCGTAGGGGTAGGGCGTGCCGAAGTAGCGCTCCAGCTGGCCCAGCACCTCCGGCGTCACTTCCGCCGCGTAGGTGGCCTCCACGCGCCGGCCGCGCGGCGTGATGATGCGCGTGGGGACCTTGCGCTGCCCGGAGGGCTTCGCCTCCAGCACGTCGAAGGGCCCTACGCCGAAGGCCACGAGGTAGGTGGGCAGCGGCTCGCTGGGCGCGAAGCGGAAGGTCTGCAGGCCATCGGCGCGCGGGTGCACCTCTACTTGCGGCGTGTTGGCCACGGCCATCACGTCCCGCGGCACATTCAGCGTCAGCGTCCAGGGCGTCTTGAAGCCCGGCTCGTCGAAGCAGGGGAAGGCGCGGCGCGCGGCGATGGGCGCGAAGTAGGAGAAGACGTACCAGTCGTCGCCCTCCTTCACGCGGAAGAGTCCCTCCACCTCGCGCTCGGAGAGCGGGCCCGTGTAGTCGATGCGGAGCTGCACCTTGCCCGCGGGCAGCAGTTGCGGCGCGGCGAAGCCCAGGAAGTCTCCCTCTGCTTGGAGCGCTTCGAGCGGCACCTGCTTGTCGCCCAGCTGCGCGGACGCTCTGGTGATGGTCAGGCCCTTGCCGTGCAGCCACACGAGGTCGGTGGCGAGCGAGAGCTGCAGGTCGATGGTGACGCGCCCCTCGAAGCGCGGCTGCTCCGGGCGCAGCGTGAGCTCCAGCGCATAGGCGGTGGGCTTCACGTACTCGCTGAGGCGCAGCGCAGGCGGCGTGGGATGGCCGCGGGGCGCGACGGGAGCAGCGGCCACCTGCGGTGCGGGCGCACCGGGCTGCGGCGAGGCTGCGGCGCGGGAGCGGGCGCAGCCGGCGAGAGGAGCACCCAGGAGGAGGACCAGCGGGAGCAGCGTCGAGCGCAGTGCGGGCATGGGGGCCCTGGGTCTAGCGCAGGCGGGGCCGCGCGTGCCACGGCGTCAGGACTTCCTGGCAGACATCAATCACGGATGAAGGCCGCACACGGTCTCCTACGCGACGGAACCGAAGGCGACTCTTCGGGCCAAGCTTGGATAGCTCCGGTTCAGTGGGCGTCCTTTGCCTGGCACTGCGCCTCGCTCTCCGGGGCAAGTGCCAGCTCGCTGTCTTCGCCCAGGTCGTCGAGGACACGAAGCAGGTCCGAAATGGTGGCGCTCCCTGACACGTTCAGCGCGACGCAGCGCCACCCACTGAAGGGCCGTGCTCGCTTCAATGCCGCCTCGTCCGGCGGTGACGTCGGGCTGAGGGTCAGGGACGCCTTGTGTTCGGCGTGCGAGTCTCGACACCCGGCCTGGAGTGACAGCGCAGGGTGCGTGCGGACCAAGGAAGAGAAGGCACTGCCCAGCGCCGGGCTGACGTGGGCGAGCGCTTGGCGCGTGGCCGGTGACACGGGCTGCTCGGGGCCCGACGCGAGCTCGACCGCGCCCACGCCGAGGCGTCGCGCCGCGCCGGCGAGGCAGAGCAGTGAGCTCAGCGTGGCGTCGGGCTCGAGCGCGACCGACAGGGAGGTGGGAGGAACCGGAGGCCCCGCGAGCGCTACGGCAAGCTCCTGCCTGTAGCGAGACAGCGCCTCGTCCGCGCCGCGCCCCGATGCCTCCCAGCGAACGCGCGGCGTGCCGGGCAGCGACACGCCGTCGGCGCCGAGGCTCAGCGAAGGCCTGAGGCCCCCGTCATCGAGCGCATCGCCAGCGGGAGTCGCTCCCGTCCACAAGGCCGCGGGGGGCTCGGTTGCCCCTCCTGCCTGCACGAACGTGACGACCTGCGAGAGGACACGCCGCACCTCCAGCACGTGGAGCACTTGCAACGCCGCGAGCAGGACGGCGCCCCAGGCGAGCGATCGGGACCCGTGGGAGCCCCGCACCGCAATGCCCTTCCTGCCGAGCAGCAGCAGTGCGAGGGGCGCGGCCGCGGCTGCCCCCAGCTGCAGCATCTGCAGCCAGGCCCAGCTTCGGGCATCGGTGTCCATCGATGCCTTCCAGCTGTCGAGCCCGGTCTCCGCAATGCTGGAGAAGAACTCGACACCGGCGCGCGAGGCCAGCGTCTCACTTGCAACGCTGACCCAGGCGACCAGAAGCGCCAGGGGGAGGAGCACTCCGGCGGGCGTCCACCGAGGCGGGGGCGCAGCCCGGAACCTCCAGGCGTCGAGCGCCACCACGGCGAGCAGTGAGCCGAGGAGCGCGGCCGTCGCGCCGGCTGCAGCGGCCTGGACCGCGAGCAACTCGGAGACGCCGGCTGCGAGCGTGGCGATGCCGCCCGTGCCTGCGGCGAACATCAGCGCCAGGACCTGATGCTCCCAACCCCAACCCATATGCAGCGAGCCCAAAGCCCAGGGCATGGCGGCCAGCACCAGGGTGAGCCGTGGAGCGCGCCGCCCGGAGCTACCCCAGCGGAAGCAGAGCACCGCCTGCACGAGTGCACATACGAACGCGCTCAGTCCGAGGAGCCGAGTGGAGAGCGGAACGGAGTAGTCCACATCAGAGATCGTGAACGGCTCGCCCGAGCCGAGCGGCGCAGGTTGGTGCTCGAGCAGAATCCACGCGAGGACGCCGCCCATCAGGAAGACGAAGGGCAGGCTCCCATACAGGAAGCCCCGCGACAGCGAGCCCGCCACGTCGCGCTCGCTCACTGCCACGGATTTCACGCCCCACCCACCCCGAACGCGTAGTGCAGCACGAGCAGCACCGAGAGCACGTAGGCGATGGGGTGCACCTCGCGCCCGCGCCCGCTCACCAGCTTGATGGCGCTGTAGGAGACGATGCCTGCCGCGATGCCGTTCGCGATGGAGTAGGTGAAGGGCATCAGGGCCACCGTGAGGAACGCAGGGATGCCCTCGTCGAGCCGGCTCCAGCTCAGCTCTCCGATAGCGCCCATCATCATCGCGCCGACGACGATGAGCGCGGGCGCGGTGGCCACCGCGGGGATCGCGCTGAACAGCGGGATGAAGAAGAGCGCGAAGAGGAAGAGCACGGCCACGGTGACGGCGGTGAGCCCCGTGCGCCCGCCCTCTTCGACCCCTGCGGCGGACTCGACGTAGGCAGTGACGGTGCTCGTGCCCAGCACCGCGCCCACCGTGGTGCCCACGGCGTCCGCGGCGAAGGCGGGCGTCGCGCCCGGGAGCTCCCCGTTCTTGTCCAGGAAGCCCGCGGCGCGGCCCACGCCGATCAGCGTGCCCGCGGTGTCGAAGATGTCCACGAAGAGGAAGGCGATGACCACGCCCACCAGCTTGCCGGTCATCAGCGAGCCGAAGTCGAAGGCCCACAGCGTCTCGCGCGGCAGCTTCGGCAGGCTGAACAGCTGCGAGGGCGGGTGCGCGAGCCCCAGCGCCCACGAGGCCAGAGTCACCGCAGCGATCCCGATGAGCAGCGAGCCCTTCACCTTGCGGCTGGTGAGCGCGGCGATGAGCACCAGCCCTCCGAGCGCGAGCAGGGCGCCGGGCTTGTGCAGGTCTCCGAGCTGCACGAGCGTCGCGGGGCTCGCCACCACGAGGCCCGCGTTC encodes:
- a CDS encoding NCS2 family permease, yielding MNALDRHFRITERGSSVPTELRAGLVTFLTMAYILFVNPQILGQAGMPPADVTVATALGAAFGTLLMGLYANFPFALAPGMGLNAYFTYGVVLGMGVSWRTALTAVFVEGLLFIVLAYAGIRTALIRAIPLPIKLATTAGIGLFLAIIGLKNAGLVVASPATLVQLGDLHKPGALLALGGLVLIAALTSRKVKGSLLIGIAAVTLASWALGLAHPPSQLFSLPKLPRETLWAFDFGSLMTGKLVGVVIAFLFVDIFDTAGTLIGVGRAAGFLDKNGELPGATPAFAADAVGTTVGAVLGTSTVTAYVESAAGVEEGGRTGLTAVTVAVLFLFALFFIPLFSAIPAVATAPALIVVGAMMMGAIGELSWSRLDEGIPAFLTVALMPFTYSIANGIAAGIVSYSAIKLVSGRGREVHPIAYVLSVLLVLHYAFGVGGA